The DNA sequence GTCGGGGACGAGATTCAGCACGTGCAGTCGCACGAGCGCTCCGACCGGCACCTTGAGTGGATGGCGCGCGAAGAATCCCGCGACGCCGTTCCATCCATAGAGGTCGGAGCGACCGTCGTCATCAGTGTCGAAGCCGCCGAGGATGAGGACGCGCTCCTCGGCGCTCGGGCGCGGCAGCACGGGATCGACGATCAGCGCTCCGTAGAGCCCGCGCCCGAGATGCTGGGCGCTGGGCAGCAGATCGCAATGATACGGATACAGACCCGCAGGCCGCGGCGCGAACTCGTACGTGCGCGTTTCGCCGGGCGGAATCGGCTCCCAGCCGTCCTGCGTCGGCGCGTGCGCGCCATGCGTGTGCAGGTTGTGCGGATGCGGCGTGAGATTGCGCACGGTGAGCGCGAGGGTGTCGCCCTCTCGCACGCGGAGGATCTGTCCGGGTATGCGCCCGTCGAAGGTCCACGCGTCCATTTCGCGGCCGGCACCCACCTGCACACGCTGCTGCGTGATGGTGATCGTGCGCGCGACGCGGCCGGCGCGCGCGAGCGGCGGAATCGTGAGGTCATCGAGCGCGGTCGGTCCGAGCGTCGCAGGAGGTTCGACGCTGTGGCCGTACGGCCCGTGCAGCATGGTTGCGTCGTCGAGCGACGCGTCGTGACGTGCGGCGTTCCGGGAGCTCCGACGCGAGAGCATTGCGCTGACCGCGAGTGCGCCCGCGGCCCCGCCCACGCCGAACAACCACTCCCGCCGCGTCGGCA is a window from the Pseudogemmatithrix spongiicola genome containing:
- a CDS encoding multicopper oxidase domain-containing protein — its product is MPTRREWLFGVGGAAGALAVSAMLSRRSSRNAARHDASLDDATMLHGPYGHSVEPPATLGPTALDDLTIPPLARAGRVARTITITQQRVQVGAGREMDAWTFDGRIPGQILRVREGDTLALTVRNLTPHPHNLHTHGAHAPTQDGWEPIPPGETRTYEFAPRPAGLYPYHCDLLPSAQHLGRGLYGALIVDPVLPRPSAEERVLILGGFDTDDDGRSDLYGWNGVAGFFARHPLKVPVGALVRLHVLNLVPDEPVATFHLHAQTFDVFRSGTRRVPDEHSDVVPLTLGERAMLEMRFDAPGRYMFHPHQPRLAERGAMGWIVAV